TTCTAAAAGCATTTTTGTACATATCTAAAGATTTTCTCTGCCCATCTTTCATGCCTTGtggtaatatttgtctttcctgtTTTTTCCTGATTAGTCTAgcagtttatcatttttattaattctttttcaaagactcagcttttggtttccttgattttttttttaaaccttgtttgtttctctttatttgcttttcagtttatttccttcctttttaatttcctcttatgGCTTGAGATGGAACTTCAGGTCGTTGATTTTAAacctttcttgttttctaatatttaaagcTTTAAGTAATCTGAGTGTGGCTTAACTGCATGCCAGAAATTGTgatgttattttcctttattaattcaAAACACTTTCTAATCTCCTGTGGGGTTTATTTGACGTGTGGGTGTGTCTGATGTCCATATAGTTAGGGCTTTTTCAGATATTGGTTTTGAATTTAATTCTGCTGTGGGCTTTACTATTCCAGCCTTTTGAAGTCTTTTGAAACTTGTCTTCTAGCTCTGGGTCTGGTCTGGTTTATCTCGAAGGATGTTGCATGTgtgtttggaaaaagaaaatgtgagtgcTGCAGTTGGGTGCAGTGATCAATCTGTAAGTTTCATTTTGGTTCAAGTGATTAATGGTTTGGATCTTGTAAAGTAAaaatctttactgatttttttttaatggtctaaTTATTCTTTCAAAGAACAGAGACATGTTTTAAGATGTCTGACCCTAGATTTGTCCACTTCTCAGTTCCCTCTGTTTTTGTTACGTATATTTTGGAGCTTTTATGAGACGCAGACACCTATGTAATTGTTACATCTGTTCACTCCATTGACCCTTCTGTCATGTGATGCCCTTGTAGCTAATCAGGCTCTATTCTGTGAAGTCTTTTTGTCTGATAATTTAGTTTGGCCATTCAAGCTTTCTTAGGCTTTGCATGatgtctttttctgtcctttttcttttaatttatttaaaacacatcCCTTGTTGACAGCACGCAGTTGGATCTTGCTTTTTACATCCtctgccaatctctgccttttgattttaGGGGCGTCCACACCCACATAACACAGTTACTGAAACAGGTGTACTTGCATTTACTTTTGTTGGGGGGGTTCTCATcgattttgttcatattttcgTCCCTTTCTGCACTATTCGAGGTAAATCACATGTTTTACTATTACGCTTTCATGTACCTACTGGCGTCCAGCTGATGCTTTCTGGCCCAGGCCCTTGGGCTTTCCTGCAGCTGCTCTCCTAAGAGATCTGCCAACGATATGAGCAGACTCATTCTGGGCTGATCCCAAATCTCACACCTTTTTAAGTTTGGCTTTTCTTGATTTGATGCTGTCTTGGTTGCCGTAGACCTGGGGCTGTTTCTCAGAACTCTAATGAAGTGATCTGCACTGATGTCTGTTTGtcgtttttttaatgtttccacaGGGAAGCAAGGGCTTGGAGCTCCTCATCTACCATCTTGCTGAGGTCACTCTGTCCTTAATTTCTTATTCTTGTTCTCCTTTCAGGAGTCAGGAATCACAGTGAGATGGAACCTCTTCATGAAACAGGAGTAAGGTGCCTCTCTCTAGGAGAGCTTTCATGCTGGCAAATCAAGAGACATGTCATGAACAAATTAACCCAAAGTCAAGACTCCGGGCTAAATATCCGAGGAGAGAGTTCTGAGTCCCCCAAACCATGTAACCCTTCTGCGGGAGTCTCCCTTCAGGCTCATGTGGAAGACAGCTGTGTCATCAGTCTTATAGAGGATCATTCCAATGTTACTGAAAATCAAGGCTTTCCATCTGGGAGAGTTCAGAATTCCTGGAATAAACTCTACCTGAACGAGGCACAGAATTATCAGCGGCGCTGTCAGCAGACTCTGATGAAACACAAATTATTTATGTTTGCTCCGTGCAGTGACATTGACATTTTCAGTTGTATTTCCCACCACCACGAGGATGATACAGTGCACAAAAGAGAGCAAGGTCACGGCAACAGAGAGCGTGGTGAAGACATCTTGAAGGCATCACCTCTTGCCCGGCTCAGTGTGACTCAGACCACACAGAAAACCTCCCAGTgtaataataaacatgaaaacgAATTCAGTGACGGCTTCCATCTTGAACTCCATCAGCAGGTCCACTCAGGCAAGGAGTCCCCTACATGTGGAACCCGTGAGAAGGACGCCAGGTATGGCTCCGCTGTTCCCATTCAACCAGGGACAAAACGGTACTGGTGTCACGAGTGTGGGAAGGGTTTCAGCCAGAGCTCCAACCTGCAGACTCATCAGCGGGTACACACGGGGGAGAAGCCTTACTCGTGCCACGAGTGCGGGAAGAGCTTCAACCAGACGTCACACCTGTACGCCCACCTGCCTGTCCACACAGGGGAGAAGCCCTACAGGTGTGAGAGCTGTGGGAAGGGCTTCAGTCGAAGCACTGATCTGAACATTCACTGCAGAGtccacaccggggagaagccGTACAAATGCGAGGTCTGCGGGAAGGGCTTCACCCAGAGATCCCACCTGCAGGCCCATGAGAGAATCCACACGGGAGAGAAGCCATACAGGTGTGCAGACTGCGGCAAACGCTTCAGCTGCAGCTCCAATCTCCACACCCACCAGAGAGTCCACACGGAAGAGAAGCCGTACAGATGCGAGGAGTGTGGCAAGTGTTTCAGTCTGAGCTTTAATCTTCACAGCCATCAACGTGTCCACACGGGGGAGAAGCCCTATAAATGTGAGGAGTGTGGGAAGGGCTTTAGTTCAGCCTCAAGTTTCCAGAGCCATCAGAGGGTTCACACGGGAGAGAAGCCATTTCGATGCAACGTGTGTGGGAAAGGCTTCAGTCAGAGTTCCTATTTCCAAGCCCACCAGAGGgtccacactggggagaaaccaTACAAGTGTGAGGTGTGTGGGAAGCGCTTCAACTGGAGCTTGAATCTTCACAACCACCACAGGGTCCACACGGGGGAGAAGCCCTACAAATGTGAGGAGTGTGGGAAGGGCTTCAGCCAGGCCTCCAACCTTCAAGCCCATCAGAGTGTCCACACCGGGGAGAAACCGTTCAAATGTGAGGCATGTCAGAAGCGGTTCAGTCAGGCCTCCCATCTTCAAGCCCATCAGAGGGTCCACACCGGAGAGAAACCATATAAGTGTGCTACATGCGGTAAGGCCTTCAGCCAGAGGTCAAATCTTCAAGTCCATCAGATccttcacacaggagagaaaccattCAAATGTGAGGAGTGCGGGAAGGAATTTAGCTGGAGCGCGGGGCTCAGTGCTCACCAGAGggtccacactggagagaaaccctatacATGTCAGCAGTGCGGCAAGGGCTTCAGCCAGGCCTCGCATTTCCACACGCATCAGAGGGTCCACACTGGAGAGAGACCGTACATCTGTGGTATATGTTGTAAGGGCTTCAGCCAGAGATCACATCTTGTATACCATCAGAGGGTCCACACTGGAGGCAATCTATAGAAATGTGAGGCAGGGAAGAGCCTTCAGTGAGAGTTCCCTTCTGCATCTCCACTGGGACATCGACGCTGGTAATTGTGGGAAATTCCTTCAGAACTCAGACACTTAAGGGAATCTTCATGGGAAATAAATTCTATTATGAAACAAACACTGTGTTTTAAGGATTCAGTTGGGAGGTGGATTCTTGGCAGACATCAGCtttcacagatgagagaaaaCCTATAAATATGGTCAGTGGTTAAGAGTTCTGAATGTCCCAGTTCTCAAGATGCCACACAAGAGAAGACTCACTGGGGTCTACCTAGGAGAAGAAGGCGTATAAGTGAAGGTCACGGGCAGGACTGTAACAGAAGTGTAACAATGGACAAGCCAAACTGACGTCAGCTGCAGTGTAACCTCTGTGGGGGGAGGAGTGTGTTCCACCCCTGTATCTCTACCGTGTACAACTGTGTTTGGCTCCTAACAGGCGCCCGGCAATTACTGAACCAAGTGGAGAAAGTCCTTCTAATTAGCACAGATATTTTTAAGTTCTCATCAACTCCGTGCCCCAGATTCATAATAGACAAGGAATCCTTCAAGTCGCCTTAATAAGATTAATTTCAGGAAACTGTGAACTGAAGTACAGAGAATCATGTAATAAATACGCCAGCCACAACAGAGCAGATGTGGACAAGACTCAGGACTGGCTCCCATCCTCCATCCAGCTTCAGTTATAGGTCCAGTATCATCCACTGTGTGTGGTGTAATAGTAGTGTTAGTTTGTATTTTATAGActgaaaaatacaagtttttaaaaattaatctggtAACAGCACACTGCAGTTTATATGATTGGAAATTTCAAACCTTAAGTCATTAATTAGGGTTGACTGTAACTCTGAGTTACTAATGACAGAAATTTTCTTAGTAAACTTGAATTGTTAGTCATTGGTTTCCTCCCACTATTTCCATTCAGGCTACGTCACAGGCCTTCTCTACCCTAGCCCTTCATCGAGACATACTCAGTCGGGGGCTTTAGCAGAAATCAAGCATATTAATTTTGTCACATTCCACCTCCATTGtgtcccccccacaaaaaaatggAATAGAGTAGACAAGAAACCTGTTGAATTTTGATTGAGATTTCATTAACATTAGCAATTTAGATTAACTGCCACATACATACACAGCACTCTGGGTTCACCCTCCCTTAGTAGGAGTGAACCCCATTAGCTGGTCAAGATGTATCAGAATACTCTGACCTGGCAAATCCTAGCATTAGTGGTTTTGTTTAGAAGAGTATAGCAAAAGTAAGAAAGATCGTacacaaaaatgtttatataaattcaaaaaaaaaaagcaccagcaaaatatttaaatatattccaaTAATATACAGACGTGAGAAATATAATAAAGCTGTATAATGACAGGAAAAGTACTGTCATGAGAAAACTAGGTTAACGCCTTCCTGGTCTGCTCCCAGTAATAAAGGTGTGTGTCCCCAGAGACGTGGCTATGTGCACAGAGGCACATGGAAGGATGCTGATGAATAAGCTGCCTGGTTTACGCCGGCAGAGGGTTGGgatgatttttctttacttttttgggggatgGGGTGatttaggtttacttatttattttttagatgaggtactgtggattgaacccaggacctcatggatgctaagcatgtgctctaccactaagctataccctccccttttacttttctgaaaaattacttAACAGTGACCATTATCAATTTCACCAAAgcaataaaacaagcaaaattacTAACTAAATGAAAATCCCTTACAGCTAAATTTTACTGCTTTATCTCATGGCATGTAAACGTGTTGTGGATATACGTAAAAGGATGTTCATCACTGCATTATTGGTCTTAGCACACTTTGCATTAACCAGTTGGATCTGACAGAACAAGTAATGGCTTTATCCattcagtggaatactatgcagaaTCAAATGATAAAAGGTAAGTTCAAAGTTACTGATGTTGGTAGATACCCAGAACGTGCTTGGGAAAGTGGGTAGAGCCACAaattccttctctacatctgtgagtctgtttctcttctgttatattcactagtttgctgtaattttttttagattccacatcttatagtatttgtctttactctgacttattttacttagcataatgccctccaaatccatccatgctgtacactagaaacaaatacaaaattttaaatcaactgtacttcaattaaaaagcaagcaagcaaacaacccatttaaaatatgggcagaagaactgaacaaacatttttccaaaagaggaaatacagatggccaacaggaacgtgaaaagctgctcaacatcaccaatatcagggaaatgcaaatctaaatcACAATAAGACACCAcatcacacttgtcagaatggccatcatatggtccttttcagaaaaagttttcCAGTATTggtctcagaaagaaaaaacactttatCATATTGGCTgacacagaaaaagcacttgacaaattAAAGCATCcagtaatgatttaaaaaaaaaaaactagaaaagtaggaaaagaagagaacttcctcaacttgataaaaggCACCTACCAAAACCATCAGGTCACATCATCCTCATTAGTAAAGACTGAATTATTTCCCCTTATGACTGGGGACAAAAGCAAGGATATCCATtcccaccacttctattcaaaacTGTATTGGAAGTGCTTGCCAGTGCaccaaggcaagaaaaagaaataaaaggtatatagactggaaaggaagaaataattacatacccagaaaattctaaagattctACAGAGACCTAGAATTTATAAGTAGTTTATCAaggtcaacacacacacacacacacaaaatcatatTTCTGTATCctagcaatttttaatttttctatgccctagcaatgaacaaaatttaaaacacaatgcCAATCTCTCCAAAGAATGAGAtgcttaggtataaatctaacaacaCATGTAGAATTTGTCTGCCACACAGtacaaagtactgaaagaaatcaaacacCTAAATAATTGACAAGATATACAGTGTTCATGAATTAGAATACTCAAAACAAAGTACGTCAATTATCCTCGAACtgatttacagatttaatgtaatattaatattaatcaaaGTTCTAGCAGCATTTCTGTAGGTATAGACCAGCTCattctaaaatttagaaaaagcaaaagaacttAAATagaccaaaattttattttaaaagaataaattagtaGAATCATACTACTTGATGTTGAGAGATActctaaagctacagtaatcaagaatgTGGCTATAATGAAGGCCCAGACACATAGATTGATGGAACATAATAGAAAATTCAGAAGTGTATGCATATAAATATGGCAGATTGACTTTGACAAAGAACGCAAAAACAATTCAGTGGATGAAGAACATGCTTTCAACAAATGGTTGAACAACTGACCTTctatctgcaaaataaaataagccttAACCAAACATACCTTATACTAAAATTAGCAATTATTTATGGATCTGACTATAAAgtgtaaaactataaatttttaaaataaaaaataaaatctctgggaCCTGAGGTTAAGCAGAGttcttagatttgacaccaaaagcacaaccCGTATAAAAACACATTAATAAATTGGACCttatcaataaattttaaaatatgtaaatgacaATTTCAAGGGAATGAAAAAGATGAGCTATAGGCcataggaaaatatttgcaaatcacatattcagaaaaatctctctgtaatatataaaaaaactttcaaaacaacAATAAGAACTATAAAATTCAACAGTAATGAACAACCCAACTGGAAGTTGGCAAAAGACATCAACATACACTTCACCAAAACAGCTATAATGATGCCAAATAAGcacacagaaatatatacaacatcattagcaattaagaaaattaaaagttaaaccACAACTAGACTCCactacacacctactagaatgtctcttccacattcttttctctgtaaacGACAGAACAAGTAGAAAGACAATTTGTAAGAACACAGAAGACATGAACAATATTACTGATCAACCTGATGTAATTGGCATTTGTAGATCAATTAGCCCACCAGCAGCAGAATAGAAATTCCTTTCAGATACACTGCAACTTTCAAGAGAGTTGAAATCATACGAGATgggacaaaaaagaaatcacaagggtAAATTAAAGCACACTACACCAAAAGTAATTTATGCAACTACATTGGTGCTTAGGAAGAATTCATAGCAATAGATGTTTACATTGGAATAGAAGATAGATGTTAATGACCTAAGCTTTCATGTCCAAAGACTAAACCCAAAgtaagcaaaaggaaggaaataacaaagcaggaatcagtgaaacaaaaattCACTTCTTTGAcaagatcaataaaatcaaatcTCTAGTCAGTCTAATtatgaataaaaagacaagaaaaaaattactaatatcaggGAAGAGAGTGGACATCACTACAGATATTAAAGCCATTAACAGAATATTATGCGTACCTTTGTACCAATAAAgccaaatggaaaaattccttgGAATATACAGACTACCCATAGcaaactcaagaagaaacagaataatggaatagctctgtatttaaaaaaaattgaatctatAGTTAAATTCCTTcccacttaaaattaaaaactaatcaACAAAAACTCAAGTCTCAGATTGCTTCATTGGTAAATTCAAAGGGTTAAATTAGTACTAATGTTGTACAAAATCTTCTGGAgaattgaagaggaagaaattctCTCCGACtgattttatgaagccagcatttcTCTGATACCCAAGCCAGGCAAAGATACGACAAGAAAAGCAAACTATAGACGGATATACCTCATGGATATACATGGAAATTCATATGAAAACATCAGGAAATCACATCCAGCAATATTTACAAAGAGTAAATTCATGACCAAATGGTGATCATTTAGGGAATACAATGTCAGTTTGCCATTTGAACTATATCAATATAATTCATGTTAATAAGAGACTAAAAAGAATCATCATATGACCATTCCAATAGCTACAGAAAAAGTGACAAAATTTAATACGCATTCATGATTAACACTCTAAAGtataaacagaaggaaactcTCTCACACTGATAAAAGGTAGCTATAAAAACTCCACTGCTAACACCATCCATaat
This region of Camelus ferus isolate YT-003-E chromosome 9, BCGSAC_Cfer_1.0, whole genome shotgun sequence genomic DNA includes:
- the ZNF235 gene encoding zinc finger protein 235, whose product is MTKFQEAVTFKDVAVTFTEEELGLLDPAQRKLHRDVMLENFRNVVSVGHQSSKPEMISQLEREEKLWMTEIQTQGGVRNHSEMEPLHETGVRCLSLGELSCWQIKRHVMNKLTQSQDSGLNIRGESSESPKPCNPSAGVSLQAHVEDSCVISLIEDHSNVTENQGFPSGRVQNSWNKLYLNEAQNYQRRCQQTLMKHKLFMFAPCSDIDIFSCISHHHEDDTVHKREQGHGNRERGEDILKASPLARLSVTQTTQKTSQCNNKHENEFSDGFHLELHQQVHSGKESPTCGTREKDARYGSAVPIQPGTKRYWCHECGKGFSQSSNLQTHQRVHTGEKPYSCHECGKSFNQTSHLYAHLPVHTGEKPYRCESCGKGFSRSTDLNIHCRVHTGEKPYKCEVCGKGFTQRSHLQAHERIHTGEKPYRCADCGKRFSCSSNLHTHQRVHTEEKPYRCEECGKCFSLSFNLHSHQRVHTGEKPYKCEECGKGFSSASSFQSHQRVHTGEKPFRCNVCGKGFSQSSYFQAHQRVHTGEKPYKCEVCGKRFNWSLNLHNHHRVHTGEKPYKCEECGKGFSQASNLQAHQSVHTGEKPFKCEACQKRFSQASHLQAHQRVHTGEKPYKCATCGKAFSQRSNLQVHQILHTGEKPFKCEECGKEFSWSAGLSAHQRVHTGEKPYTCQQCGKGFSQASHFHTHQRVHTGERPYICGICCKGFSQRSHLVYHQRVHTGGNL